GCGCGGGCGGCCTTGCGCGCCGTGATGCAGGTGCCGTCCATGTCGGATGCGTTGACGCTCACCTTGAATGCCGAGCAGAACGCACCGAATTCGTCTGCAGTTGACGCCTCCGAAGCCATGTCTCCGAACCATCCATCAGGTCCTGCCGAGACGATCGCATACTCCGCGCTGCGCAGGGAAGCGTCGGCGCGAGGATCGCCGAGCAAGGAAGGAACATTCAGCAGATCGATCCCGTCTTCCTGTCTCGTGAACGTGCCTTTCGACTGGTCGTAATAGTTCGAGAGTTGAGTCTGCGCTTTCTGACGCGGCGACCAGCGATAGAAGCGATACGGCTTGCCGTTCGGACCGACCAGCCGGAAGCGTGCGCTGACCGTTGTGGTCTTGCCCGTGTCGGGGTCGGTCCACCGCAAGTTGGCGTCCTTGTTCTTTTCGGTCACAAAGTCCTCTTCAAGCGTGGGGGTGCGGCGCGTTGTCTCAACAAACGGCGGATAGCGCCTTCCCGACGTGTCGCTCACTCGTTCGCTCATCGACTTCGTGCCGGATTCGAACATTCCGTCTGTCCTGGGCTTGAACATTCCAGGCCCGTCCACACCATCCAGGCCGCGCGGCAACGCGCCGACGAGGTAATACGCCAGCGAGTACTCGCTGAAGCGGACGTCGGGCGCGGTTATGGATTGGCCGGTCGTGCCGAATCCCCAATCGGCGCTCATCATCTTCGAGCCGCCCGACGAACCGTCGAGGCCGGGGTTTGCGC
The DNA window shown above is from Phycisphaeraceae bacterium and carries:
- a CDS encoding prepilin-type N-terminal cleavage/methylation domain-containing protein, producing MRTHERTTRQGFTLIELLVSIAIIALLISLVVLGMSHVSKLARGTSERQTVVQMNQAVQAFKQEFGFLPPLITHSDTIRPVEFSTAFSPAIPVPNSYGGRVAAGTRSYNGNTTFLEGFQGANPGLDGSSGGSKMMSADWGFGTTGQSITAPDVRFSEYSLAYYLVGALPRGLDGVDGPGMFKPRTDGMFESGTKSMSERVSDTSGRRYPPFVETTRRTPTLEEDFVTEKNKDANLRWTDPDTGKTTTVSARFRLVGPNGKPYRFYRWSPRQKAQTQLSNYYDQSKGTFTRQEDGIDLLNVPSLLGDPRADASLRSAEYAIVSAGPDGWFGDMASEASTADEFGAFCSAFKVSVNASDMDGTCITARKAARADNVVEVGR